From a single Vibrio tubiashii genomic region:
- a CDS encoding acetate uptake transporter, with translation MSTKLANPAPLGLMGFGMTTILLNIHNAGFFPIDSMILAMGIFYGGLSQVFVGMMCFKRGDTFGTTAFTSYGLFWLTLVGILVMPYMGLPASPASFMGWYLALWGIFTGFMFIGSLCYPVAKQVVFGSLTILFFLLAARDFTGSQLIGTIAGFEGIFCGASAIYFAMAQVLNNEYGRTILPIGEKKPVQEMPLEQVAA, from the coding sequence AACTGGCAAACCCGGCTCCACTGGGCCTAATGGGTTTCGGTATGACAACCATCCTGCTAAACATCCACAATGCAGGTTTTTTCCCTATTGATTCAATGATCCTAGCAATGGGTATTTTCTATGGTGGTCTGAGCCAAGTTTTTGTCGGCATGATGTGTTTCAAGCGTGGTGATACTTTTGGTACTACGGCGTTTACTTCTTACGGCCTGTTCTGGTTAACACTGGTTGGAATTCTTGTTATGCCTTACATGGGGCTACCTGCAAGCCCAGCAAGCTTTATGGGTTGGTACCTAGCGCTTTGGGGTATTTTCACAGGCTTTATGTTTATTGGCTCACTATGCTACCCAGTAGCAAAGCAAGTGGTATTTGGCTCACTAACAATCCTGTTCTTCTTACTGGCAGCACGTGATTTCACTGGAAGTCAGCTTATCGGCACGATTGCTGGCTTTGAAGGTATCTTCTGTGGCGCGAGTGCGATTTACTTCGCTATGGCACAAGTACTAAACAACGAATACGGTCGCACTATTCTGCCAATTGGTGAGAAGAAGCCAGTCCAAGAAATGCCGCTAGAACAGGTAGCTGCATAA